The sequence ACGCCGCGGTCGAATAGACGCGGGTCGCCGCCATGACGCCGATGTTCTCGCCGTACGTCGTGGTGCCCGAGCCGCCGAAGAAGCCCGCGAGGGTCGTGGCCGCGCCGTCGGCGATGAGCGCCCGGCCGGTCTGCTGGTTGACGGATGCCTCGGTCATGGTCGCGACGCCGCGCACGTGTCCGACGTTCTCGGCGACGAGCACGAGCACGACGGGCAGAAACATCGCGATCACGCTCCAGGTGCCGGGCGACACGAAGTCGGGCAGGTGGAAGGTCGGCAGGCCGACCCATTGGCCGTTCGCGACGAGCTCGTTCACGGCGGTGAAGTCGACCTCGCCGACGATCAGAGCGACGATGTAGCCGACGATCACGCCGAGGAAGATCGAGATGCGGCCGAGGAACCCGCGGAACAGCACGCTGAACAGCACGACGGCGACGAGCGTGACGGTCGCCGTGAAGGGCGCCTGCTGGTAGCTGTTCCATGCGACGGGCGCGAGGTTGAAGCCGATGAGCGCCACGATCGCGCCGGCGACGACCGGGGGCATGAGCCTCTCGACCCAGCCGAGGCCGGCGAACTGCACGATGAAGCCGACCACGGCCAGCAGCACGCCGACCGCGACGATGCCGGCGAGCGCCGAGCCCATGCCCTGCGACGCGGTCGCCGCGGTGACCGGCGCGATGAACGCGAACGACGAGCCGAGGTAGCTGGGCAGCTTGTTGCGCGTGATGATCAGGAACAGCAGCGTTCCGATGCCCGAGAACAGCAGCGTCGTCGAGACGGGGAATCCGGTGATGATCGGGACGAGGAAGGTGGCGCCGAACATCGCGATGACGTGCTGAGCGCCGATCGCGATCGTCGCGGGCCAGTTGAGGCGCTCGTCGGGTTTCACCACCTTGCCGGGTTCGACGGTCCGGCCGTTGCCGTGCAGTGTCCACAGGGCCATGCGCGCTCCTTGCGCTCGGAGGGGATTGTGCTGGGCTCACGATAGCGGTCGGCGACGGGCACCGAAGTCGCCCCCGGCACCGCAGGGATGCCGCGGCCACAGGAGTGCGCGCTGTCACCGGATTGTCATGGCTGACCGCTGCCGCGTGGCAACGCGGCAGGGGAGGATGGGACCCGTGAAGCGCGCAGCCATCGTGGGAATCGTCGTCGGAGCAGTGGTGGTCGTCGGCGTGGCCGGTGCGGTCGCGCTGTCTCTGGGCGGCGGGACCGAACCGGTCGGGGCGTCGACGCCCTCGGCTTCGGTGTCGCCGGAGCCTGGCGATCCGAGCCCGGTCCCCGACGACACGCCCACTCCCGACGACGCCGCCCGCGGCGAGTCCGACGAGTCCGCCGCGCCCGAGGCTTCGCCCGGCGCGTACATCGAGTACAGCGAAGCCGCGCTCGCGGCGGCGGAGGGCACGCGCGTGCTGTTCTTCCACGCGCCGTGGTGCCCGCAATGCCGCTCGCTGGAGGCCGACATCCTGGCATCCGGGGTGCCGGAGGGCATCACGGTGGTGAAGGTGGACTACGACTCGAACCAGGCCCTGCGGCAGCAGTACGGCGTCACTCTGCAGACCACCGTGGTCTCGCTCGACGAGGCGGGTGCCGCCACCAGCACGTTCGTCGCCTACGACGAGCCGACCCTCGGCGCCGCGCTGACCGGGCTCGGCTTGGGCGACTGATGCTCGCCCTCACGCTGGTGTCGTTCGCCGCCGGTGTGCTCACCGTCCTCGCCCCGTGCGTGCTGCCGCTGCTGCCGGTGATCGTCGGCGGTACGGCGGCCCGATCTGCGTCGACCGACGCGGTGGCCGAACGCCAGTGGTTCCGACCGCTCGTGATCGCGGCATCCCTCGCCGTCTCGGTCGTCGTCTTCACACTGCTGCTGAAGGCGTCCAGCGCACTGCTGGGGGTGCCCGCGTGGGTGTGGCAGGTGGCGTCCGGCGTGATCGTCGCGACCCTCGGGCTCACGATGCTGTTCCCCGCGGTGTGGGAGCGGATCACCGTGTCGGCGGGGTGGCAGGCCGCCGGCGGCCGGCTCCTCGATCGCGGCTACCGCGTCGGCGGCGTCGGCGGCGACATCGCCCTGGGCGCCGCGCTCGGTCCGGCCTTCAGCAGCTGCAGCCCCACGTACGCCCTCATCGTGGCGACGGTGCTTCCGGCGACCTTCGCGGCCGGCGTGGTCTACATCTCGGCCTACGCGGCAGGGCTGGCGCTGGCGCTGCTCGGCATCGCGCTGGCCGGCACGGCACTGGTGCGGCGGCTGGGCTGGCTCGCCGACCCGCACGGCGTCTTCCGGCGCGTGATGGGAGGCCTGCTCGTGGTGGTGGGCGTCGCGGTCGCGCTCGGCTGGGACCGCCTCGCCCAGGCGTGGGTGCTCGAGCAGGGATGGTACGCGCCGATCGAGAACCTGGAACGGCTGCTGCTGGGCTGAACCGCGGCCGCCCGTCAGGCGGAGGTGAGGCGGTCGAGCAGCTCGCGGTACCGTGCGACCGTGCGTTCGACGATGTCGGCGGGGAGGGCCGGCGGATCGCCCGTCCGGTCCCAGTTCGCGGCGAGCCAGTCGCGCACGATCTGCTTGTCGAAGCTGGCCATGCGCTCCTCGGAGGTGGTGCCCGCGGCCCACGTCTCGGCATCCCAGTAGCGCGACGAGTCGCTGGTGAGCACCTCGTCGGCGAGCGTCATCACGCCGTTCTCGTCGAGTCCGAACTCGAACTTCGTGTCGGCGAGGATCACCCCGCGAGCCTCGGCCGTACGCGATGCGCGGGCGTAGATCTCGAGCGAGAGGTCGCGCAGTTCTTCGGCGCGCTCGCGGCCGACGAGTTCGACCGTGCGCTCGAACGAGATGTTCTCGTCGTGCTCGCCCAGGGGCGCCTTGTACGCCGGCGTGTAGATCGGCTCGGGCAGCCGGTCGCCGTTCGACAGGCCGTCCGGCAGCGGGATGCCGCACACCGTGCCGCTCTCGCGGTACTCGGCCCATCCCGACCCGGTGAGGTATCCGCGCACGACACACTCGATCGGCAGCATCTCGAGGCTCTTCACGACCATCGCGCGGCCGGTGACGGCATCCGGGATCAGCGCCTTCACATCGTCGGGGGTGTTCGCCTCGCCGTCGTCGCCGAGCGTGAGCACGTGCGACGCCGCGAGATGGTTCGGGATGCCGCGACCGCCGTCGGCGCCGGCGAGCCGGTCGAACCACCACAGGCTGAGGGTCGTCAGCAGCACGCCCTTGCCGGGGATGCCGGGGGAGAGCACGTGGTCGAAGGCGCTGACGCGGTCGCTCGCCACGACGAGCATGCGGTCCGCGGACGCCGCCCCCGCCTCGGTGCCCGCGTCGGCCGGGACGTAGAGGTCGCGCACCTTGCCCGAGTAGACATGGCGCCAGCCGGGAAGCTCGGTCGAGGGGGTGGGGGTAGCCGTCACGCGTCCATTATCCCGGCCGCGGGCCCCCGAGCCCTCCGGGACTGTGTCGGTCGTTGAGCGAGCGGAGCGAGACGAGACGGGGGTGTCGGTCGTTGAGCGAGCGGAGCGAGACGAAACGCCTGTACCGTCGGTTGACCGCTGGCTCGGGGCGTTTCGTCTCGGTCGCTGCGCTCCCTCGCTCAACGACCGGGGTGTGGCCGGGCCGCACGACCGGGGGTCAGGGGGTGATCTCGTCGACGTAGGCGAACGCCTCAGCGGTGGCCGATGGCCAGAGGTCCGCATGGTCGGGGTCGAGCACGACCCACTCGCGCATCGTGCGTCCGCGCATGTGCATGCGCTCGCCGTCGCCGGTGGCTTCGAGCGCGTCGGCGCGCTCGGCGGGCACCTTCACCACGAGGCTGCCGCGATAGCCGACGAACGCGAACACCTTGCCGCGCACACGGACACCCTCACTGCCGAACATCGGGCCGATGTCGACACCCGGGCGACCGAGGTACTCGGCCGCGATCGGATCGAAGATCTCGTGCGCCCGTGCAACCGCTGCGGCGTCCGTCATGCCGAGCACGATACGGCCCGCCGCCGACACGCGGAAGAGCGCAGGCCCCGCTTGCTTGCGCGGATCGCGCGACGTGTCAACCCGGTGGCGCGAGGCGCGGCATCCGGTCACGATGTCGTCATGACCGCACTCGCAGTGACCCTGCTCATCATCGGAATCGTGCTCTTGCTGCTCGGTGTGTTCATCGAGGCGGCGAAGTTCCTGCTGTGGATCGGGCTCGTGATCATCATCATCGCGGTGATCGCCTGGCTGATGCGCTTCATCCGGCGTCAGACGTGAGCGCCGGGCTGTGAAGTCGCCGGAAGCCGTATCGCGGCGTCCGGCGCAGACGTAACCTGAACGAAAGGGATGTCCGGGACCCCGACATCCGCGGCCCGCACAAGCGTGCGGGCGGAGGATCGGGGCCGAAGACATGACCGACAACCAGGCGGGCGCCGTCCGCACCACGCTGCCGCGCACCGCGCGGACGCAGAACGACTTCACCGAACTCGCCAGATCCGTCCAGTCGACCGGGCTGCTGCGGAGGCGCTACGGGTACTACTGGACGAAGCTGGTCGGAGCGGTCGTCGTGATGGCCGCAGGGCTCGCCGCGTTCGTCCTCATCGGCGACACCTGGTGGCAGATCTTCACCGCCGTCGTCCTGGCGATCGTGTTCACGCAGATCGCGATGCTCGGCCACGATGCCGCACACCGGCAGATCTTCGTCTCGGGCCGCTGGAACGACTGGACCTCGATGGTCCTCGGCAACCTGCTCGTCGGCATGAGCTACGGGTGGTGGCAGCACAAGCACACGCGCCACCACGCCAACCCGAACAAGATCGGGTCGGATCCCGACATCGAACTTCCGGTCGTGTCGGTCACGCCCGACCAGGTCGATCGCCGCGCGGGCCGGTACGGCCCGGTCATCGGATGGATCCTCGCGCACCAGGGGGTCTTCTTCTTCCCGATCCTGCTCCTGGAGGGCCTGTCGCTGCACGCCTCGAGCGTGCGGCGCGTGGTCTCGCCCGAGCCGCTCCGGCGTCGGGCCGTCGAGATCTCGTTCCTCGCGGTGCGCATCGGCGGCTACCTGGCCCTCGTCTTCATCGTGCTGTCGCCGGGCATCGCGGCGGTCTTCCTCGCGGTGCAGCTCGGCCTCTTCGGGGTCTACATGGGCATGGTCTTCGCCCCCAACCACAAGGGGATGCCGCTCGTGCCGGCCGACGTGAAGGTCGACTTCCTGCGCCGGCAGGTGCTCATGAGCCGCAATGTTCGCGGCACGCGGTTCCTCGACGTCGTGATGGGCGGGCTCAACTATCAGATCGAGCATCACCTGTTCCCGTCGATGCCCCGCCCGCACCTGCGCAAGGCCTCCGGCATGATCCGGGCGTACTGCATCGCGCACGACGTGCGGTACACCGAGACCGGACTGTGGG comes from Microbacterium cremeum and encodes:
- a CDS encoding uracil-xanthine permease family protein; the encoded protein is MALWTLHGNGRTVEPGKVVKPDERLNWPATIAIGAQHVIAMFGATFLVPIITGFPVSTTLLFSGIGTLLFLIITRNKLPSYLGSSFAFIAPVTAATASQGMGSALAGIVAVGVLLAVVGFIVQFAGLGWVERLMPPVVAGAIVALIGFNLAPVAWNSYQQAPFTATVTLVAVVLFSVLFRGFLGRISIFLGVIVGYIVALIVGEVDFTAVNELVANGQWVGLPTFHLPDFVSPGTWSVIAMFLPVVLVLVAENVGHVRGVATMTEASVNQQTGRALIADGAATTLAGFFGGSGTTTYGENIGVMAATRVYSTAAYWVAGIFAILLSLSPVVGAVFNSIPAGVLGGVTTALYGLIGIIGIKIWVDNRVDFSRPVNQYTAAVALVIGIAGFTMQWGDFQLGAIVIGAAAALLIYHLGNLIARWRKTGADDGGPLPVVGQLGGDPQDVEVR
- a CDS encoding thioredoxin family protein, yielding MKRAAIVGIVVGAVVVVGVAGAVALSLGGGTEPVGASTPSASVSPEPGDPSPVPDDTPTPDDAARGESDESAAPEASPGAYIEYSEAALAAAEGTRVLFFHAPWCPQCRSLEADILASGVPEGITVVKVDYDSNQALRQQYGVTLQTTVVSLDEAGAATSTFVAYDEPTLGAALTGLGLGD
- a CDS encoding cytochrome c biogenesis protein CcdA, with the protein product MLALTLVSFAAGVLTVLAPCVLPLLPVIVGGTAARSASTDAVAERQWFRPLVIAASLAVSVVVFTLLLKASSALLGVPAWVWQVASGVIVATLGLTMLFPAVWERITVSAGWQAAGGRLLDRGYRVGGVGGDIALGAALGPAFSSCSPTYALIVATVLPATFAAGVVYISAYAAGLALALLGIALAGTALVRRLGWLADPHGVFRRVMGGLLVVVGVAVALGWDRLAQAWVLEQGWYAPIENLERLLLG
- a CDS encoding phosphoribosylaminoimidazolesuccinocarboxamide synthase, which gives rise to MTATPTPSTELPGWRHVYSGKVRDLYVPADAGTEAGAASADRMLVVASDRVSAFDHVLSPGIPGKGVLLTTLSLWWFDRLAGADGGRGIPNHLAASHVLTLGDDGEANTPDDVKALIPDAVTGRAMVVKSLEMLPIECVVRGYLTGSGWAEYRESGTVCGIPLPDGLSNGDRLPEPIYTPAYKAPLGEHDENISFERTVELVGRERAEELRDLSLEIYARASRTAEARGVILADTKFEFGLDENGVMTLADEVLTSDSSRYWDAETWAAGTTSEERMASFDKQIVRDWLAANWDRTGDPPALPADIVERTVARYRELLDRLTSA
- a CDS encoding MmcQ/YjbR family DNA-binding protein translates to MTDAAAVARAHEIFDPIAAEYLGRPGVDIGPMFGSEGVRVRGKVFAFVGYRGSLVVKVPAERADALEATGDGERMHMRGRTMREWVVLDPDHADLWPSATAEAFAYVDEITP
- a CDS encoding fatty acid desaturase family protein, encoding MTDNQAGAVRTTLPRTARTQNDFTELARSVQSTGLLRRRYGYYWTKLVGAVVVMAAGLAAFVLIGDTWWQIFTAVVLAIVFTQIAMLGHDAAHRQIFVSGRWNDWTSMVLGNLLVGMSYGWWQHKHTRHHANPNKIGSDPDIELPVVSVTPDQVDRRAGRYGPVIGWILAHQGVFFFPILLLEGLSLHASSVRRVVSPEPLRRRAVEISFLAVRIGGYLALVFIVLSPGIAAVFLAVQLGLFGVYMGMVFAPNHKGMPLVPADVKVDFLRRQVLMSRNVRGTRFLDVVMGGLNYQIEHHLFPSMPRPHLRKASGMIRAYCIAHDVRYTETGLWDSYRIVTRYINRVGLGERDPFDCPLLQQRQAV